Proteins encoded within one genomic window of Gemmobacter sp.:
- the mutY gene encoding A/G-specific adenine glycosylase has translation MRDSFANDLLGWYDRHARALPWRAAPQDRAAGVQPDPYRVWLSEVMLQQTTVAAVRAYFARFTELWPTVQALAAAPDADVMAEWAGLGYYARARNLLACARAVAAQGGFPNTEAALRALPGIGPYTAAAVAAIAFDHPAVVVDGNVERVISRIFAVEDPLPKSRPRLAALAATVTPDRRPGDFAQAMMDLGATICTPRKPACGICPVIAHCEGRRAGIAADLPRKLAKPAKPTRRGIAYVVRRADGALLLERRPDRGLLGGTLGWPGSDWAEDPAPAPPLPAPWITLNTEVRHTFTHFHLILSVQVAQVPVGATPATGSFATDFAPSALPTVMRKVWEAAAAHL, from the coding sequence ATGCGTGACAGTTTCGCCAATGACCTGCTGGGCTGGTATGACCGGCACGCCCGCGCGCTGCCCTGGCGGGCGGCGCCGCAGGACCGGGCGGCCGGGGTGCAGCCCGACCCCTACCGCGTCTGGCTGTCCGAGGTGATGCTGCAACAGACCACCGTGGCCGCCGTGCGCGCCTATTTCGCGCGGTTCACCGAGCTGTGGCCCACGGTGCAGGCGCTGGCGGCGGCACCGGATGCCGATGTGATGGCCGAATGGGCGGGCCTTGGCTATTACGCCCGCGCCCGCAACCTGCTGGCCTGCGCCCGGGCCGTCGCCGCGCAGGGCGGGTTCCCCAATACCGAAGCCGCCCTGCGCGCCCTGCCCGGCATCGGCCCCTATACCGCCGCCGCCGTGGCCGCCATCGCCTTCGACCACCCGGCCGTGGTGGTGGATGGCAATGTCGAACGGGTGATCAGCCGCATCTTCGCGGTGGAAGACCCGCTGCCGAAATCAAGGCCCCGTCTGGCCGCGCTGGCGGCCACCGTCACGCCCGACCGGCGCCCCGGGGATTTTGCACAAGCCATGATGGATCTGGGCGCCACCATCTGCACGCCGCGCAAGCCCGCCTGCGGCATCTGCCCGGTAATCGCCCATTGCGAAGGCCGCCGCGCCGGCATTGCCGCCGACCTGCCGCGCAAGCTGGCCAAGCCCGCCAAGCCCACCCGCCGCGGCATTGCCTATGTCGTGCGGCGGGCCGATGGCGCGCTGCTGCTGGAACGCCGGCCGGACCGTGGCCTGCTGGGCGGCACGCTGGGCTGGCCCGGCAGCGACTGGGCCGAGGATCCCGCCCCCGCCCCGCCGCTGCCCGCGCCTTGGATCACCCTGAACACCGAGGTGCGCCACACCTTCACCCATTTCCACCTGATCCTGTCGGTGCAGGTCGCGCAGGTGCCCGTCGGGGCCACGCCCGCCACCGGCAGCTTTGCCACGGATTTCGCACCCTCGGCCCTGCCCACCGTGATGCGCAAGGTATGGGAGGCGGCGGCGGCGCATCTGTAA
- a CDS encoding alkane 1-monooxygenase produces MPAQPTRGADDIRRLRNALPFWISLLLLPVAWVAAMVGGWAVLLLPLFGWGMVSVLDIAAGLDDTNPDPQVGEGDLVWYRLITMIWFPIQFVTVYACLWWATHGGLEGTWEKIGLFFGLGVISGAVGIVYAHELLHQKNRGERWLGDLLLAMVLYSHFRSEHLLVHHRYVATPRDPVSARYNEGFHRFFLRVLLTCPPSAWRAEAQMLARKGLGPWHISNPFWKYAALQAAMLALALVIGGWAGLGLFLVQAFSAIWQLELTNYIEHYGLTRRHLGDGKYEHVLPRHSWNAAHKVSNWFLINLQRHSDHHYKPDRRFPLLQTYTADEAPQLPYGYPAMTTLAMIPPLWRRVMNPRVRAWRRQFYPDITDWKPYNRGVLPKPRGAS; encoded by the coding sequence ATGCCTGCCCAGCCCACCCGCGGCGCCGACGACATCCGCCGCTTGCGCAATGCCCTGCCCTTCTGGATCTCGCTTCTGCTGCTGCCGGTGGCCTGGGTCGCGGCAATGGTCGGCGGCTGGGCGGTGCTGCTGCTGCCGCTGTTCGGCTGGGGCATGGTCAGCGTGCTGGACATCGCGGCGGGGCTTGATGACACCAACCCCGACCCGCAGGTCGGCGAGGGCGATCTGGTCTGGTATCGGCTGATCACCATGATCTGGTTCCCGATCCAGTTCGTCACCGTCTATGCCTGCCTGTGGTGGGCCACCCATGGCGGGCTGGAGGGCACATGGGAAAAGATCGGGCTGTTCTTTGGCCTTGGGGTGATTTCCGGCGCGGTCGGCATCGTCTATGCGCATGAACTGCTGCACCAGAAGAACCGGGGCGAACGCTGGCTGGGCGATCTGCTGCTGGCGATGGTGCTGTATTCGCATTTCCGGTCCGAACATCTGCTGGTGCATCACCGCTATGTCGCCACCCCGCGCGATCCCGTGTCGGCCCGGTATAACGAGGGGTTCCACCGATTCTTCCTGCGCGTGCTGCTGACCTGCCCGCCGTCGGCCTGGCGGGCCGAGGCGCAGATGCTGGCGCGCAAGGGGCTGGGGCCGTGGCACATCTCGAACCCGTTCTGGAAATATGCCGCGTTGCAGGCGGCCATGCTGGCGCTGGCGCTGGTCATCGGGGGCTGGGCGGGCCTGGGGCTGTTCCTGGTGCAGGCCTTCAGCGCGATCTGGCAGCTGGAACTGACGAACTACATCGAACATTACGGCCTGACCCGCCGGCATCTGGGCGACGGGAAATACGAACATGTCCTGCCGCGCCACAGCTGGAACGCGGCGCACAAGGTTTCCAACTGGTTCCTGATCAACCTGCAACGCCATTCCGACCACCATTACAAACCCGACCGCCGATTCCCCCTGTTGCAGACCTATACCGCCGACGAAGCCCCCCAGCTGCCCTATGGCTATCCGGCGATGACCACGCTGGCGATGATTCCCCCGCTGTGGCGCCGGGTGATGAACCCGCGCGTCCGGGCCTGGCGGCGGCAGTTCTACCCCGACATCACCGACTGGAAGCCCTACAACCGCGGCGTGTTGCCAAAACCACGCGGCGCCTCGTGA